In Methylobacterium aquaticum, the following are encoded in one genomic region:
- the mobB gene encoding molybdopterin-guanine dinucleotide biosynthesis protein B encodes MRVIGLAGWSGAGKTTLLVRLIPALRARGLRVATLKHAHHDFDVDQPGKDSFRHREAGATEVIVSSRRRVVQIREVEEEARLPDLLRRLSPCDLAVIEGFKREAHPKLEVYRHANGRPPLHPDDPRIVAVASDHPFPEAGRPIVPLDAVEAVADIVLARSEPLAVVLERLVSHGAAD; translated from the coding sequence ATGCGGGTGATCGGGCTCGCCGGCTGGTCCGGCGCCGGCAAGACGACGCTCCTCGTCCGGCTGATCCCGGCCCTGCGGGCCCGGGGCCTGCGCGTGGCGACGCTCAAGCACGCCCACCACGACTTCGACGTCGACCAGCCGGGCAAGGATTCCTTCCGCCACCGCGAGGCGGGCGCCACCGAGGTGATCGTCTCGTCGCGCCGCCGCGTCGTGCAGATCCGCGAGGTCGAGGAGGAGGCGCGCCTGCCCGACCTGCTGCGCCGGCTCTCCCCTTGCGACCTCGCGGTGATCGAGGGCTTCAAGCGCGAGGCGCATCCGAAGCTCGAGGTCTACCGCCACGCCAACGGCCGTCCGCCGCTCCATCCGGACGATCCCCGCATCGTCGCGGTGGCGAGCGACCATCCCTTCCCGGAGGCCGGCCGGCCTATCGTCCCCCTCGACGCGGTGGAGGCGGTCGCCGATATCGTGCTGGCGCGGTCGGAGCCCCTGGCCGTGGTCCTGGAGAGACTTGTGTCCCATGGCGCAGCTGACTGA
- a CDS encoding PAS domain-containing protein has translation MDMRLRGRLDRLRALIVASPPSWRVRYGVPVLVVAGIALLRTAWLSEFAPWFLFTPAVVLIALLLGGGAGLWATLLSAALAGSALLAVPPVGSLSLAQSVASAVYLVTTAGLVGLVVALRHALIEAETSQAESRRSAAAAAEREAFLTSVLASSTDCIKVLDLDGRLTFMSEGGQQVMEVSDFNAIRGCHWPDFWAGRGHEEAVTALAAARAGQARSFVGRASTMRGTPKWWHVALSPIRNPDGTFDRVLSVSRDITALRESEEERDRFVRLAETSTDFIGMARTDGSFIYLNEAARRMVGLDRADLAGLTITDFLPPEQVDTVMAEMLAALECDGRWSGELTFRHFRTGEAIPVLYSAFPITDSAGQVVGTGTVTRDFRAHKRAEEELRLLNGELAHRLKNVLAVVQSVTRQTLRNATDLPTAGEALSARLVALGTATDVLTNASWRSADLRHLIEGTLSPHGAIGKRIRLAGPALTLQPQLAVALALALHELATNAAKYGSLSNDTGTVDVRWSEEGTGPGARFRLDWRERGGPPVTAPTRRGFGSALIERTLSAYFGGTAEIAYRPDGLVFALDAPSEAAILASDDA, from the coding sequence ATGGACATGCGCCTGCGCGGTCGTCTCGACCGTCTGCGCGCCCTGATCGTCGCGAGCCCGCCATCGTGGCGCGTGCGCTACGGCGTCCCGGTCCTCGTCGTCGCCGGCATCGCCCTGTTGCGCACGGCTTGGCTGTCCGAATTCGCCCCGTGGTTCCTGTTCACGCCCGCCGTGGTCCTCATCGCCCTGCTGCTCGGGGGCGGGGCCGGATTGTGGGCCACCCTCCTGTCGGCGGCCCTGGCCGGCTCCGCGCTGCTCGCGGTGCCGCCCGTCGGCAGCCTGTCGCTCGCGCAATCGGTCGCCTCGGCGGTGTACCTGGTCACGACGGCCGGGCTGGTCGGTTTGGTCGTCGCCCTGCGGCACGCGCTGATCGAGGCGGAGACGTCGCAGGCCGAATCGCGGCGGAGCGCGGCGGCGGCGGCGGAGCGCGAGGCCTTCCTGACCAGCGTGCTCGCCAGCTCGACCGACTGCATCAAGGTGCTCGACCTCGACGGGCGGCTGACCTTCATGTCCGAGGGCGGCCAGCAGGTGATGGAGGTGAGCGACTTCAACGCGATCCGCGGCTGCCACTGGCCCGATTTCTGGGCCGGACGGGGCCATGAGGAGGCCGTGACCGCCCTGGCGGCGGCCCGTGCCGGGCAGGCGCGGAGCTTCGTCGGCCGCGCCAGCACGATGCGGGGCACGCCGAAATGGTGGCACGTCGCGTTGAGCCCGATCCGCAACCCGGACGGCACGTTCGACCGCGTCCTGTCGGTCTCGCGCGACATCACCGCCCTGCGCGAGAGCGAGGAGGAGCGCGACCGCTTCGTGCGGCTGGCCGAGACCAGCACCGACTTCATCGGCATGGCGCGGACCGACGGCAGCTTCATCTATCTCAACGAGGCTGCAAGGCGGATGGTCGGCCTCGATCGTGCCGACCTCGCCGGCCTGACCATCACGGATTTCCTCCCGCCCGAGCAGGTCGACACCGTCATGGCGGAGATGCTGGCGGCTTTGGAGTGCGACGGCCGTTGGTCGGGCGAGCTGACCTTCCGCCATTTCCGCACGGGAGAGGCGATCCCGGTCCTGTACTCGGCCTTCCCGATCACCGACAGCGCGGGCCAGGTCGTCGGCACCGGCACGGTGACCCGCGACTTCCGCGCCCACAAGCGGGCCGAGGAGGAGTTGCGGCTCCTCAACGGCGAGCTCGCCCACCGGCTCAAGAACGTGCTGGCCGTGGTGCAGTCGGTGACGCGGCAGACCCTGCGCAACGCCACCGACCTTCCGACGGCCGGCGAGGCGCTGTCGGCGCGACTGGTGGCGCTCGGCACCGCGACCGACGTGCTCACCAACGCCTCCTGGCGCTCGGCCGACCTGCGCCACCTGATCGAGGGGACTTTGTCCCCGCACGGCGCGATCGGCAAGCGGATCCGACTCGCCGGGCCCGCCCTCACCCTCCAGCCCCAGCTCGCCGTGGCGCTCGCGCTCGCTCTGCACGAGCTGGCGACCAACGCGGCGAAATACGGCTCTTTGTCGAACGACACCGGGACCGTGGACGTGCGCTGGTCCGAGGAGGGGACGGGACCGGGGGCGCGGTTCCGGCTCGACTGGCGCGAGCGGGGCGGGCCGCCGGTGACGGCGCCGACGCGGCGCGGGTTCGGCAGCGCCCTCATCGAGCGCACGCTGAGCGCCTATTTCGGCGGAACGGCGGAGATCGCCTATCGGCCGGACGGTCTGGTCTTCGCGCTCGACGCCCCGTCCGAGGCCGCCATCCTGGCGAGCGACGACGCGTAG
- a CDS encoding transporter substrate-binding domain-containing protein has translation MAMCSVASRWVAGAMLVLAASPALAAEEPSRLDQVIERKVLNVCTTGDYRPFSYRPDGANDFVGIDIDLGRSLAQSLGAEAVFIQTKWSNLMADFKAKCDIAMSGISVTLPRQREAFFSEMYLVNGKAPIVRCDDVSKYQTTEAINQPSTRVVVNPGGTNEKFARANLAKAQIQLFPDNRVIWREIAEGRADVMVAESVEVKLQETLHPGLCAVNPDRPLQYGEMGFLLPRGDGVFKAYVDQWLHLAKASGEFDRIFAANMK, from the coding sequence ATGGCCATGTGTTCGGTGGCGTCGCGCTGGGTGGCGGGCGCGATGCTGGTGCTCGCGGCGAGTCCGGCCCTCGCGGCGGAGGAGCCCTCGCGCCTCGACCAGGTCATCGAGCGCAAGGTTCTCAACGTCTGCACGACCGGCGATTACCGCCCGTTCTCCTACCGTCCCGACGGCGCCAACGACTTCGTCGGCATCGACATCGATCTCGGCCGCTCCCTCGCCCAGTCGCTCGGCGCCGAGGCGGTCTTCATCCAGACCAAGTGGTCGAACCTGATGGCCGACTTCAAGGCGAAGTGCGACATCGCGATGAGCGGCATCTCGGTGACGCTGCCGCGGCAGCGCGAGGCCTTCTTCAGCGAGATGTACCTGGTGAACGGCAAGGCGCCGATCGTCCGCTGCGACGACGTCTCCAAGTACCAGACCACGGAGGCGATCAACCAGCCGTCGACCCGGGTGGTCGTCAATCCCGGCGGCACCAACGAGAAGTTCGCCCGCGCCAACCTCGCCAAGGCGCAGATCCAGCTCTTTCCCGACAACCGCGTCATCTGGCGGGAGATCGCCGAGGGCCGCGCCGACGTGATGGTCGCCGAGTCGGTCGAGGTGAAGCTCCAGGAGACGCTGCATCCGGGCCTGTGCGCGGTGAATCCCGACCGGCCGCTGCAATACGGCGAGATGGGTTTCCTGCTGCCGCGCGGCGACGGGGTGTTCAAGGCCTATGTCGACCAGTGGCTGCACCTGGCGAAGGCCTCGGGCGAGTTCGACCGGATCTTCGCGGCAAACATGAAGTAG
- a CDS encoding glutathione S-transferase family protein → MLLYEHPLSSYAQKVKIALREKGVAFTAELPETFGTGRSDGDFAQANPRQEVPVLVDGGLSLFESTVILEYIEERWPDPPLLPRDPAARAVARMTEEVCDTQYEAVNWGFGEILWFRRATGALADHLRGQAASQTRILQDWLAGRLGEAEWFGGASFGWADAAAAPMVNRSVHYGLGPEAGSALARWHARVRERPSVAQTFREFDMAAARMAEAADLYTTGGRRREYRDHRLEWMVKSGGVEVVLAGLRDRNIRFAWPDGENRPDGENRPDGDPA, encoded by the coding sequence ATGCTGCTCTACGAGCACCCGCTCTCGTCCTATGCGCAGAAGGTCAAGATCGCCCTGCGCGAGAAGGGTGTGGCCTTCACCGCAGAGCTGCCGGAGACCTTCGGCACGGGCCGGAGCGACGGCGACTTCGCGCAGGCCAATCCGCGCCAGGAGGTGCCGGTGCTGGTCGACGGGGGCTTGAGCCTCTTCGAATCGACCGTGATCCTCGAATACATCGAGGAACGCTGGCCCGATCCGCCGCTGCTGCCGCGCGACCCCGCCGCCCGCGCGGTCGCCCGCATGACGGAAGAGGTCTGCGACACCCAGTACGAGGCGGTGAACTGGGGGTTCGGCGAGATCCTGTGGTTCCGCCGCGCCACCGGCGCCCTCGCCGACCATCTGCGCGGTCAGGCCGCGTCGCAGACGAGGATCCTGCAGGACTGGCTCGCCGGCCGCCTCGGCGAGGCGGAGTGGTTCGGGGGCGCGTCCTTCGGCTGGGCCGACGCCGCGGCGGCGCCGATGGTCAACCGCTCGGTGCATTACGGGCTGGGGCCCGAAGCGGGCAGCGCGCTCGCGCGCTGGCACGCGCGGGTCCGCGAGCGCCCGTCCGTGGCCCAGACCTTCCGGGAATTCGACATGGCGGCGGCCCGGATGGCGGAGGCCGCCGACCTCTACACCACCGGCGGGCGCCGGCGCGAATACCGCGACCACCGCCTCGAATGGATGGTGAAGTCCGGCGGCGTCGAGGTCGTGCTGGCGGGCCTGCGCGACCGCAACATCCGCTTCGCTTGGCCCGACGGCGAAAATCGGCCCGACGGCGAAAACCGGCCCGACGGCGATCCGGCCTGA
- a CDS encoding TRAP transporter small permease, translating into MHPLRILDRLEEILIASLMAGATLLIFVAVVHRYASGIDLLYPITTAIHLSWAQELCIYMFVWMAKFGAAYGVRTGIHVGVDVAVNQLPPAWRDRIVLFGLFCGALFTAIVGTMGARFVYGLVDTDQTTPDLEIPSWVVYLAIPLGSYLMCFRFLQVAWSFWRTGELPHHDPGHVEGVVESPHAAEDLAKDLANDARTGGTAR; encoded by the coding sequence ATGCACCCCTTGCGCATCCTCGACCGCCTCGAGGAGATCCTGATCGCGAGCCTGATGGCGGGCGCGACGCTGCTGATCTTCGTCGCCGTCGTCCACCGCTACGCGTCGGGCATCGACCTGCTCTACCCGATCACCACCGCGATCCACCTCTCCTGGGCCCAGGAGCTGTGCATCTACATGTTCGTCTGGATGGCGAAGTTCGGCGCCGCCTACGGCGTGCGCACCGGCATCCATGTCGGCGTCGACGTCGCGGTGAACCAGCTGCCGCCCGCCTGGCGCGACCGGATCGTGCTGTTCGGCCTGTTCTGCGGTGCGCTGTTCACCGCCATCGTCGGCACGATGGGCGCGCGCTTCGTCTACGGCCTCGTCGATACCGACCAGACCACGCCCGATCTCGAGATCCCGAGCTGGGTCGTCTACCTGGCGATTCCCCTCGGCTCCTACCTGATGTGCTTCCGCTTCCTCCAGGTCGCCTGGAGCTTCTGGCGCACCGGGGAACTGCCGCACCACGATCCGGGCCATGTCGAGGGCGTGGTCGAGAGCCCGCACGCCGCGGAAGACCTTGCGAAAGACCTGGCCAACGACGCCCGCACCGGAGGCACCGCCCGATGA
- a CDS encoding TRAP transporter large permease produces the protein MNAAIIFGLLIALMLTGMPISIALGLSVLTFLFTMTTVPIEAVALKLFTGIENFEIMAIPFFILSGNFLTHGGVARRMINFATSMVGHWHGGLGLAGVMACALFAAISGSSPATVVAIGSIILPAMVAQGFPKRFGAGVITTSGALGILIPPSIVMVMYSVATSGAVVTGPDGQRVSSASISTLFVAGVIPGLMLAALLGLTTWYRARKFGYPRMPKATWGERWVAFRKSVWGLLLIVLVLGGIYSGAFTPTEAAAVSAVYAFVIALFVYRDLTWKDVPRVLLDSANMSAMLLYIITNAVLFSFLMTSEQIPQAMASWITGAGLNWVVFLLIVNILLLVAGNVMEPSSIVLIMAPILFPIAAKLGIDPVHFGILIVVNMEVGMCHPPVGLNLYVASGITRMGITELTIAVWPWLLTMLIFLVVVTYVPAISLWLPRMLGMM, from the coding sequence ATGAATGCCGCCATCATCTTCGGGCTGCTCATCGCCCTGATGCTCACCGGGATGCCGATCTCGATCGCGCTCGGCCTCTCGGTGCTCACCTTCCTGTTCACCATGACCACCGTGCCGATCGAGGCGGTGGCGCTCAAGCTGTTCACGGGGATCGAGAATTTCGAGATCATGGCGATCCCGTTCTTCATCCTGTCGGGCAACTTCCTGACCCATGGCGGCGTCGCCCGGCGGATGATCAACTTCGCCACCTCGATGGTCGGCCACTGGCACGGCGGCCTGGGGCTGGCCGGCGTGATGGCCTGCGCGCTGTTTGCCGCCATCTCGGGCTCGAGCCCGGCCACCGTGGTGGCGATCGGCTCGATCATCCTGCCCGCCATGGTGGCGCAGGGGTTCCCGAAGCGCTTCGGCGCCGGCGTCATCACCACCTCGGGCGCGCTCGGCATCCTGATCCCGCCCTCGATCGTCATGGTGATGTATTCGGTGGCCACCAGCGGCGCGGTGGTGACCGGGCCCGACGGCCAGCGCGTCTCCTCGGCCTCGATCTCGACCCTGTTCGTCGCCGGCGTGATCCCGGGCCTGATGCTGGCGGCGCTTCTCGGCCTCACCACCTGGTACCGGGCGCGCAAGTTCGGCTATCCGCGGATGCCGAAGGCGACTTGGGGCGAGCGCTGGGTTGCGTTCCGCAAGTCGGTCTGGGGCCTCCTGCTGATCGTGCTGGTGCTGGGCGGCATCTATAGCGGCGCCTTCACGCCGACCGAGGCCGCGGCTGTCAGCGCCGTCTACGCCTTCGTGATCGCGCTGTTCGTCTACCGGGATCTCACCTGGAAGGACGTGCCGCGGGTGCTGCTCGATTCGGCCAACATGAGCGCGATGCTGCTCTACATCATCACCAACGCGGTGCTGTTCTCGTTCCTGATGACGAGCGAGCAGATCCCGCAGGCGATGGCGAGCTGGATCACCGGGGCCGGCCTGAACTGGGTGGTGTTCCTGCTGATCGTCAACATCCTGCTGCTCGTCGCCGGCAACGTGATGGAGCCGTCCTCCATCGTGCTCATCATGGCGCCGATCCTGTTCCCGATCGCCGCCAAGCTCGGCATCGATCCGGTGCATTTCGGCATCCTGATCGTGGTCAACATGGAGGTCGGCATGTGCCACCCGCCGGTCGGGCTCAACCTCTACGTCGCTTCGGGCATCACCCGGATGGGCATCACGGAACTGACCATCGCGGTCTGGCCCTGGCTGCTCACCATGCTGATCTTCCTGGTGGTCGTGACCTACGTCCCGGCGATCTCGCTGTGGCTGCCGCGGATGCTCGGCATGATGTAA
- a CDS encoding NADPH-dependent FMN reductase — MSLVFPVILGSVRQGRNGLRAARYLVQALESRGHEAPLVDPAELALPLLTRMYKEYPKGEAPEPLERLAALYRRADGFVVVSAEYNHSIPPALSNTLDHFLEEYFWRPSAIVCYSAGRYGGVRAAMQLRAMLGELGTPSIPSLLPIPEVHKALDEEGRPLQPWLERPTGRFLDELTWYAEAMREKRRGGVPY, encoded by the coding sequence ATGTCGCTCGTGTTCCCGGTCATCCTCGGTTCGGTGCGCCAGGGGCGCAACGGCCTGCGCGCCGCCCGCTACCTGGTCCAGGCCCTCGAATCCCGTGGCCACGAGGCGCCGCTGGTCGATCCGGCGGAACTCGCCCTGCCGCTGCTCACGCGGATGTACAAGGAATACCCGAAGGGCGAGGCGCCCGAGCCGCTGGAGCGGCTCGCCGCCCTCTATCGCCGGGCGGACGGGTTCGTGGTGGTCTCGGCGGAGTACAACCACAGCATCCCGCCGGCCCTCTCCAACACCCTCGACCACTTCCTGGAAGAGTATTTCTGGCGCCCCTCGGCGATCGTCTGCTACTCGGCCGGCCGTTACGGCGGCGTGCGGGCGGCGATGCAGCTGCGCGCGATGCTGGGCGAGCTCGGCACGCCGAGCATCCCGTCGCTGCTGCCGATCCCCGAGGTCCACAAGGCGCTCGACGAGGAGGGCCGCCCGCTCCAGCCCTGGCTGGAGCGCCCGACCGGCCGCTTCCTCGACGAGCTGACGTGGTACGCGGAGGCCATGCGGGAGAAGCGGCGGGGCGGGGTGCCGTATTGA
- a CDS encoding KpsF/GutQ family sugar-phosphate isomerase encodes MESSNRAESYEAAHEGGAGQVVEAAHFSAIRSVRTEAEALLTLARALDNELKAGFGAAVAAIHDIPGRVIVSGIGKSGHIGRKIASTLASTGTPASFIHPSEASHGDLGMITSQDIVIALSWSGETTELGDLISFSRRFAVTLIGMTSNPASTLGQAADILLPLPLVKEACPHNLAPTSSSVIQLALGDALAVALLERRGFSASDFKVFHPGGKLAARLKTVTQLMHAGEEMPLVPRGIRVSEALIAVMGKRFGCAGIVDEAGRLVGMITDGDVRRHMSRGDGHSDLLARRVEEIMTPAPITTTPGTFASAALELMNRSQITALFAVERGKPVGILHIHDILRAGVV; translated from the coding sequence ATGGAGAGTTCGAACCGGGCCGAGAGCTACGAGGCGGCGCACGAGGGTGGGGCGGGCCAGGTGGTCGAGGCGGCGCATTTCTCCGCCATCCGCAGCGTCCGCACCGAGGCGGAAGCGCTCCTGACGCTGGCCCGTGCCCTCGACAACGAGCTGAAGGCCGGGTTCGGCGCCGCCGTCGCGGCGATCCACGACATTCCCGGCCGGGTGATCGTGTCGGGCATCGGCAAGAGCGGCCATATCGGGCGCAAGATCGCCTCGACGTTGGCCTCCACCGGCACGCCGGCCTCGTTCATCCATCCGAGCGAGGCCAGCCACGGCGACCTCGGCATGATCACCTCGCAGGACATCGTGATCGCGCTGTCCTGGTCCGGCGAGACGACCGAGCTCGGCGACCTCATCAGCTTCTCGCGGCGCTTCGCCGTGACGCTGATCGGCATGACCTCCAACCCGGCCAGCACGCTCGGCCAGGCCGCCGACATCCTGCTGCCGCTGCCGCTGGTGAAGGAGGCCTGCCCGCACAACCTCGCGCCGACCTCGTCGAGCGTGATCCAGCTCGCGCTCGGCGACGCGCTGGCGGTGGCCCTGCTCGAGCGCCGCGGCTTCTCGGCCAGCGACTTCAAGGTCTTCCATCCGGGCGGCAAGCTCGCGGCCCGGCTCAAGACCGTGACCCAGCTGATGCATGCCGGCGAGGAGATGCCGCTGGTGCCCCGCGGCATCCGGGTCTCGGAGGCCCTGATCGCCGTGATGGGCAAGCGCTTCGGCTGCGCCGGCATCGTCGACGAGGCCGGCCGGCTCGTCGGCATGATCACCGACGGCGACGTGCGCCGCCACATGAGCCGCGGCGACGGCCACAGCGACCTCCTCGCCCGCCGGGTCGAGGAGATCATGACGCCGGCGCCGATCACCACCACCCCCGGCACCTTCGCCAGCGCTGCCCTGGAACTGATGAACCGCAGCCAGATCACCGCCCTGTTCGCGGTGGAGCGCGGGAAACCGGTCGGCATCCTGCACATCCACGATATCCTGCGGGCGGGCGTGGTCTAG
- a CDS encoding helix-turn-helix transcriptional regulator produces the protein MPSKTGSRPDAEDSHEADGPEAGDAEAEFLTVLGQRVRTMRAVRAMSRKVLSQTSGLSERYIAQLEGGQGNVSIILLRRVALAMGVRLEDLIAAVESPPDWPVVRDLLAKANADQIAEAKRILSGAAAPGEGPTQRVALIGLRGAGKSTLGRILAERMGWTFVELNREIERENGLSVAEIFAIYGQETYRRLEQAALRSLAERPGPMVLATGGGIVAEPVTFDLLLSSFFTVWLKARPEEHIHRVREQAAKGLVQARMPDSDNALREIRAVLMSREPLYARARAVIDTADHTVAETAAELTGMVEGYLGNARRHG, from the coding sequence ATGCCCAGCAAGACCGGATCGCGCCCGGACGCGGAGGATTCCCACGAGGCCGACGGCCCGGAGGCCGGCGACGCGGAAGCCGAGTTCCTGACCGTCCTCGGCCAGCGCGTCCGCACCATGCGGGCGGTGCGGGCGATGTCGCGCAAGGTGCTGTCGCAGACCTCGGGGCTCTCCGAGCGCTACATCGCCCAGCTCGAGGGCGGCCAGGGCAACGTCTCGATCATCCTGCTGCGCCGGGTGGCGCTCGCCATGGGCGTGCGGCTCGAGGACCTGATCGCCGCGGTCGAGAGCCCGCCGGACTGGCCGGTGGTGCGCGACCTCCTGGCGAAGGCGAATGCGGACCAGATCGCCGAGGCCAAGCGCATCCTGTCCGGCGCGGCCGCGCCCGGCGAGGGCCCGACGCAGCGCGTGGCGCTGATCGGCCTGCGGGGTGCGGGCAAGTCGACCCTCGGGCGGATCCTCGCCGAGCGGATGGGCTGGACCTTCGTCGAGCTGAACCGCGAGATCGAGCGCGAGAACGGCCTGTCGGTGGCGGAGATCTTCGCGATCTACGGCCAGGAGACCTATCGCCGCCTGGAGCAGGCCGCCCTGCGGAGCCTCGCCGAGCGGCCGGGCCCGATGGTGCTGGCGACCGGCGGCGGCATCGTCGCCGAGCCGGTCACCTTCGACCTGCTCCTGTCCTCGTTCTTCACCGTCTGGCTCAAGGCGCGGCCGGAGGAGCACATCCACCGGGTGCGCGAGCAGGCGGCCAAGGGCCTCGTCCAGGCCCGGATGCCCGACAGCGACAACGCCCTGCGGGAGATCCGCGCCGTGCTGATGAGCCGCGAGCCGCTCTATGCCCGCGCCCGGGCGGTGATCGACACCGCCGACCACACCGTCGCCGAGACCGCCGCCGAGCTGACCGGAATGGTCGAAGGCTATCTCGGGAATGCGCGGCGCCACGGCTGA
- the pcaF gene encoding 3-oxoadipyl-CoA thiolase gives MSAPRDVYICDYVRTPIGRYGGALAKVRADDLAAVPLAELARRNPALKEAVEEVFLGCANQAGEDNRNVARMALLLADYPERVPGLTLNRLCASGLDAVGAAARAIRAGDIDLAVAGGVESMTRAPFVMGKSEGAFQRQAEIHDTTIGWRFINPVLKHQYGVDSMPETAENVAEDYQIGRADQDAFALRSQARATRAQDDGTFAGEIVAVEIPDRKGGHVKVERDEHPRADTTAEGLAKLKPFVRKDGTVTAGNASGVNDGAAALVLATREAAERHGLTPIARVLGLASAGVPPRIMGIGPIPAVEKLCARLGLKPSDFDAVELNEAFASQALACLRGLGLPDDADHVNPNGGAIALGHPLGMSGARIAGSVALQLGRTGGRLGLATMCVGVGQGVALAVERVG, from the coding sequence ATGAGCGCGCCGCGGGACGTCTACATCTGCGATTACGTGCGCACGCCGATCGGCCGCTACGGCGGCGCGCTGGCGAAGGTCCGGGCGGACGACCTCGCCGCCGTGCCGCTGGCGGAGCTGGCCCGGCGCAACCCGGCCCTGAAGGAGGCGGTCGAGGAGGTATTTCTCGGCTGCGCCAACCAGGCCGGCGAGGACAACCGCAACGTCGCCCGCATGGCCCTGCTGCTCGCCGACTACCCCGAGCGGGTGCCGGGCCTCACTCTCAACCGCCTCTGCGCCTCGGGCCTCGACGCGGTCGGGGCGGCCGCCCGGGCGATCCGGGCCGGCGACATCGACCTCGCGGTGGCCGGCGGCGTCGAATCGATGACCCGGGCGCCCTTCGTGATGGGCAAGAGCGAGGGCGCGTTCCAGCGCCAGGCCGAGATCCACGACACCACCATCGGCTGGCGCTTCATCAACCCGGTGCTCAAGCACCAGTACGGCGTCGATTCGATGCCGGAGACCGCCGAGAACGTCGCCGAGGATTACCAGATCGGACGCGCCGACCAGGACGCCTTCGCGCTGCGCTCGCAAGCCCGGGCGACCCGGGCGCAGGACGACGGCACCTTCGCGGGCGAGATCGTCGCGGTCGAGATTCCCGACCGCAAGGGCGGCCACGTCAAGGTCGAGCGCGACGAGCATCCCCGGGCCGACACCACCGCGGAGGGTCTGGCGAAGCTCAAGCCCTTCGTGAGGAAGGACGGCACGGTCACCGCCGGCAACGCGTCCGGCGTCAACGACGGCGCCGCCGCCCTGGTGCTCGCCACCCGCGAGGCCGCCGAGCGCCATGGCCTGACCCCGATCGCCCGGGTGCTCGGCCTCGCCTCGGCCGGCGTGCCGCCCCGCATCATGGGGATCGGCCCGATTCCCGCCGTCGAGAAGCTCTGCGCCCGGCTCGGCCTCAAGCCGTCCGATTTCGACGCCGTCGAGCTGAACGAGGCCTTCGCCTCGCAAGCGCTCGCCTGCCTGCGCGGCCTCGGCCTCCCCGACGACGCCGATCACGTGAACCCGAACGGCGGCGCCATCGCGCTCGGCCATCCCCTCGGCATGTCGGGCGCGCGCATCGCCGGCAGCGTCGCCCTGCAGCTCGGCCGGACCGGCGGCCGGCTCGGCCTCGCGACGATGTGCGTCGGCGTCGGGCAGGGCGTGGCGCTGGCGGTCGAACGGGTCGGCTGA